In the genome of Hevea brasiliensis isolate MT/VB/25A 57/8 chromosome 14, ASM3005281v1, whole genome shotgun sequence, the window AACACTTGACACTCGATCTAAGCTACAATAAACTTACTGGTACTATTCCTAATTTCAGTGCTTCGTTtaatcaaatcaatttttcatttaACAATTTCACTGGTCCAATTCCGTGCAATTTGCGTAGACTCTTTCCCATTCATAGTTTTGTTGGCAACAAGGGTTTATACGGAGACGAAATAAATAATGTTTGCTTTTCACCCCCAGCAAGCATTGGCTCTGCAAACTCAAATAAGTGGATGCACTATTCaaagatctttcttcccattacCTTGTTTCTTGCCTTCTTGATTCCCGGATCATTATTCCTCTATCGTCGGCACAAGATCAAGAATTCACAAACTGAGACAAAAGAATCAAGAAATGGGGACATATTCTCAGTATGGAACTATGATGGCAGGATTGCCTTTGAAGATGTCATTGAAGCAACTGAGAATTTCGACATTAGATACTGCATTGGAACTGGTGGCTATGGGAGTGTTTATAAGGCACAACTTCCTAGCGGCAGAGTAATTGCCTTGAAGAAACTCCACAGAATGGAAGCAGAGGAGCCAAGTTTTGACAAATGTTTCAAGAATGAGGTGAAACTGTTAACAGAAATTCGTCACAAGAACATTGTCAAGCTGCATGGTTTCTGTTTACATCGAAGATCAATGTTCTTGATTTATGAGTACATCGAAAGGGGAAGTTTATTCTGTGTACTaagaaatgaggaagaagctgcGGAATTAGATTGGATGAAAAGGGTGAACATTGTGAAAGGAATGGCATATGCTTTATCATACTTGCATCATGATTGTAGCACACCAATTGTTCATCGAGACATATCAAGCAACAACATTTTGTTGAACTCTGATTGGGAGGGTATTGTATCTGATTTTGGAACAGCAAGATTTCTTTATCCTGATTCATCCAACCAAACTATACTTGCTGGCACGCATGGATATATTGCTCCAGGTAAACACTTGTCATTCTGCTGATTTAACTTTTGAAACTTGTAACACAGAGCACTCACAATGAACCAGAGTCCTTAGATTTATTCCACTTAACTAATAATACCAATAAAATAGGAGAATATCGTTTGACGCCCAAATCAAAGCTGATCCGGGATTGAAATTGGGAAGAAAAATGAATCACGTTATATTGAATTTGATTATGCAAGAGTCTTTTGGTCCACTCTAAAAAATGTTCCCTTTTTCCCTTTAATGTAGAGCTTGCATATACTATGGTCGTGAATGAAAAATGCGATGTGTATAGCTTTGGAGTGGTAGCACTGGAAATAGTTATGGGAAAGCATCCTGGAGAACTTCTTTCCTCAttaccatcatcaccatcagatcCACACATAATGTTGAAAGATGTGTTTGATTCACGTCTCCTTCCTCCAACCAACCACGTGGTTGCTCAAAGTGTGATTCTTGTGGTCACATTAGCACTAGCATGTCTGCGATTCAACCCAAAATCTCGACCAACAATGCAGCAAGTGTGTAGAGAGTTTCTTGTTCACAAGCCAGTTCCATTGCCTCAACTTGTTCAGGAAATTCCTTTATGGCATCTGATGAATCAAGACATCTGCATAGTGGAGCAAAATTAGCTAGAAAAGGTTATTAACAAGTGTTGAAGGTGAGTTATCACAGTATGAAGTCTAAACCGGATGAATAGCTAATGtcttttttaataatttctaACAATTATTAAAAAGGCAAAACTATCTTGAAACTAAACCAAAATGTAAAGAAGACAAACTCTCattttctaaataaaattaaaaaatatatatataattatatatttaaataaatattatttttaatttaacacaACCTAACACTTGAGCTTATTATTCATGTTGCTTTATAGTGTTGGACAAAAACAGGAGGGCGTTGGCAAAGACAGTCGGCTACATGAAATTGCAGGTCTATCTCATCTTCTGAAATTAAAGCGTCCTCAGGCTAATAATGGCTTCACTAAATTGTGTTTTGATAATCATAAATTATCATTCTTGTAAGTAATTTTGTGTAATTTTGATGATTCAATTGTTGTGCTGTTTTAGagatttaaaaatcccaaaacatTGTATCGATGTGAAAAACCTTAATTAGGATCTGTTGCTTACCACAATTTTAGTCATCAATTAGAACTCTGTAGCATCCTTCTATTTATATATGTAATTATTTTTGCAAtctcaaaaattttataattatatttcttaTCAACTAATTAAGTTTAGTAGTCTCATTAGCCTCCAACAAGTGGGATTATATTGTTGTGACATTGGGGTCTTTCACTTGGTAAGGACTAGAAGAAATTTCCTTCAATTTTCATAAACAACTAGAAACAATAAAAGTCCTAATTAACATAAGAGTGAAGAAAACGCCTACTTGATTACAAAATTAAACCTTGAAGTCAGTCAACTTGACTTtcagtttatttttttaatatttacattaatataatATCCAAATTAAATTAGTTTTTGCAAATATTATagtagaaaatataaaattttatgatggAATATTACGTTTTGAAGTTTAGTCTTTATTTTGAAGAGTGTAAGTCTTTGTACTAAGTATTGACTGTCATTCAATAATTAATGGCAAGTGGTATGTTATAACCTCTCAAATTTTCCAAAAGAAAATGATATTATCACAGTTTCAACAActttattcatatatatatattgattgagATGTTTAAGTCTTCTTTTGTAGGCAGTCATTTTAATTAATGATTCATTAATTTCTTATCAATAACTCACATTTTCAATAACTTTATTTACTGAAACGTATTTGCAGGGATGTTTAAATGTGTTTTTGTAGGCCATCATTTCAATGATTCATTGATTTCTTACCAACAACATCATATATGATATGATTGTCTTTTAAAGAATCAAATATCTAATTTGGTAACTTATACATATAACATGGGTGAAACTAGCAGATGCCTTAGGGGTCCCTAGTCCCTGGTCccgtcaatttttttttttaaattgatatattataattaaaagaaatagaaaaatACTAAGCATTTAAGTGAGCCTTCGCCccacattttttttaaaatattatatataaagttaaaataacataaatacaaaatttttaaaaaattgatatgatttataattCTTAAATCTCAATTCCTATAATTTCTAACTATGATTTATAGTTTAAGATTTGTAATTTTAAATAGCTAACTAAAAAagaatttaatcattttaattgagattcaaatatttcataattttacgCATTATTATTTCATAAATGGTTATATTGTTACTATTTAGTattaaaatttgcattttttttaatttattgttccctttttatttttgtcttcaACATGTTTAAAATTTATGGTTTTTATGTTTCAATTTATAAGCGATTTATTgacaatatttttttataatatatagttGGATACTGATTGATAAAGTATAATCAATCTAGTATTCAAAAGATTATATTGCAAAAACTTTTTAATTTAAGCTACATTTACTACTGAATTTAGGTGGTGGCTCCCCAAAGGCTTAGGTGATAGTCTATGTATatgaatattataaaatttatattagttattttaattgattgcatttataataaaaatttatatatatatatatatatatatatatatatatatatatatatatatatatatttgaaaaccatccatatttaataaaatatatgatttatttaaaaatataaattatattatttttataaaagtgtaatttgtaaatttttatctCAATATTTAACCCTGCGTCTGccactcttatcccattctatgtagaaaaaatttttttatccCAAGTCGATATAGAACAATACAATCCCTTATGCCTAGGCTTTTATATTTTGAAAGTTCAAAACATCAATTTGAGAAAACGTATACAGGATGGTTTATGAGATTAAGATGGGTTACGAAGTTGGCTAGAAATTAATATGATATTGAATGAGTAAAGTCTTCAACAAGAAGTGGaagatattaataagaaaattaaatCATAGGCGAACCAAAGCCTCATTCAAGTGTGATGTTTTTAAAATTGTGGCCCTACAAGAGGACTTTCATGCTCCCTATAAGTGTCATAGTccacaattaacttgattaagtattTGTTTTCATCAACCTCATTTTGATTGCATGAATTATtcgattataataaaaaaaataattaaattttattgtaataataaataatttaattaaaaatatatttttctaaaaatttcatttttcattatctACTTAATTACTTTTTAAATGATAATAGGattaactaaatttatttaattaataatataaattataatatttttattttttattaataatattatatattaaattatttttgttagtaatatataattatatttttgttttaaattataaatttataaattaatatcaaGTGTATTTTTTTGGTTAAACTAAATAATCAAGTGAAACATTTCGATACAATTATATTCAATTAatcattaaatttcaatttaatttaattaatattttaaatgcatataaaatttaattatttaaatatttgatttgaTTAATCAAATGCACATCCTAACCTCATCTCTCTGCTTCAAAGCAACCTTTGTTTCCATGGATTTGAATTCACTGGATCATAAAACCTAATACTAAGCACTTTGCTAAATTTGCCAACTCCATTTGAAGATGTGATGCTCCCATTCACTACTTCTCCCCCCTTATAATTACTTATAACTAGTAGTCTACCATAACATAATGATAAAGaccctttttttttaataaaaaattaaatttctaattttataatattGTTGAAACAGACAGCTCACTCAATGTCATttaatcaaaaattaatattactattattattgtgAATGGAAGTTTATTACGAACTTATAATTCAAAAGCTATGAACTAGTGTACATGTATGTATAATTTTAGACATTCTGTACCCAATATATGTAAGatggaaaatattttaaaattttaaataatatatccaTTAATACAATAAATAATGCTATTTGATTTTGTATTAAAATTAATGGTTttagtttattttgaattgagaccatttaataataattttttttcttaatttgagGATGAGTTGTATCCACCAATTCTAATTATATTCAATCTAAAATTCAAGAGAGAGGAAGaatgattttaattttgaaatttaattgtgtcaattttgattttattttaaataaataaaaaaaaagagttcAATTTGGTTTAATATATGAGACCTCAACCTAGAACTCAGGGTTTGTAATTTATAAAACTTTTggttaaatttttctttttcatttttattgattttttcgtaaataaattcataaaaattttcattataaaaattttaaaatagttaAATAGCAATGGACTTggaatttttttcttctttatagaAAAGTTTTAATTGAATGTGATGTTTTTAAAATTGTGGTCCTGGAGGAGGACTTTCATGCTCCAATGTGTGTCATACTCCATAATTGACTTGATTAAGTGTGTTTTCATCGGCCTCATCTTGGTTGCATGAATTAttcaattataataaaaaaataaatttaattaattaaatttaattattgaaataatttaatttattttttgagaaaaaaatatttcatgaagaaattttatttatcttaatttgtttaaaaatttttatatttaaataatttgccaaattctccattatttataaatattctaTTATTGTGCAAAATagtgaaattaatgaataaaTCCTTTAATgaatattatttatttgtttattaaattaaaatttgagttaatttaattaattcaaatgagttatttttaaattaaataatatattatcaaattgattttcaaataaaatttaatttaataaatgattttagatataatgtgaattaaaataattaaagattGACTGGAATAAATTGACTAGATTGAATTTGGAAACTCAAAAGGGACCCATTTATCTTCCCACACGTTAAGAAATTTAGCGCGTCACCCACTGCAAGAAAACTCGCCCATCCCCTGTGTCACGGGACGGGAGTTCTAGCCCCGTGCGGCACCTAGGTCCCCCTTGGCCAGGGCCCCCAGGTCAGCCTCCCCCTATCTGGCAAGCTCACATAAGCCCAAATATTAAGCATCTTCGAGATTTCTGGCACGTACCTATACAGATTCACACTGGTTAGCTCCATAGGGCAAGAGACAGCTTGTGACGGCCTTGCCAACCGCGAAGAATAGGAGTGGAGAACTTCCGAACCGTTACATTCTGTGACGGGTTGTGCTCTCTACTTGTTGACCACGAATCAAGGTAATTAAATTTCCTTGCACAATGCATGAATCTTCAACAAGGATTTTTGAGGAgttatttgtaaataaatttttagatTATTCATTGCACATACATCCTCTATCAATACTTGGTCtgacctttaaaaaaaaaaaaattatttttaagagaatattaatttttaatgctCTCGTACAATGGTTCTCTCTCACAAAAATCTACAcaatatttttattgaataatCTATTTGAAACCGTTGATAACTttcattattaaataataaataatatgaaatttGCATATCTATTTGAAATTACGATTAAAGTTGctttaaaaaaatatcattttaaatatattaatttaaaaatattaaaattaatttaatcacatTTTACACAAAACTATTTTCACACAacacttttattattattattattattattattattattattacttgacCAGGGACAAGGGAATTAATTCACATTATTCCTTGGCAAGGGAATTAAGTAGTGGTGTGAGAATCTGAAAATTTTTAAActttagataaaaataaaattagaaaaaatttaaaatttttattattcttaatttacttagaaatttttaattttaaataatttcagcGGATTATTCAGATTTTTTTcacctcatttttttttttcattttttagtgGATTGTCCACCATTTTATAAATTCTCTACTGCTCTTTAATTTGGAATATATTTTTTCTACCGTTGATGTTCATGTgaaaaagtaaaactaattaataagTTATAAAATTTCACATCATCTTTAAAAATTAGAAAGTAACACTTCAGGTGGACCATTAGAAGAAACGTATCCCTAATGCAACAATTATGTTAACTTGAAGTCAATTGCGTTGATAGTGGGCAAAGTAATTTGTCATATATATCTTCTTAAATTTTTCAAATACAAAATAatattatcaaattttcaataattttattcATCTAAACCTATCAATTCTTAACCCTTCAATTCTTAACTCTTCAAGAATTTTCAATGAAAGAAActttatgtcacgacccaacctatgggccggaccggcactaggacctgggcaagcctaaagcccccgaggcccgtagtaagcctaactgttcattaacccaactctaaggcccatttgggcccaatatcaagaaaacaaacggacagagtccggccataaaatgaactTTCCAAcgaggagttttcgactcacccgacctgtaaacataataaatactcaattggggagctcagctcaccctccacatactcatatcctcataaaaataaatgggagctcagctccctcatccaatccatcaaacatgcatatcattatacgtttacaggtccaacatgataataatattacagaccataatcaaataaatacttctaacacatgcgaaaattctatgaGTAAATAaatttacacaaatatcgataaacaacctgcgaaggagaaaagcaggttaaccaaaataaaatcctcctgtagcctgaaaaaaatattgaacaggagttagcgttcgactcagagagtaaaatatcaattttaaccataatctctataactatctaaaactaatgcaccctgtagagtgaaatgcaacatcaacaacattttcacattataacatcaaaaaggtaatttggagcactcacgcaccctgtagcatcaatcataacatatgggagcttatcccctatacagctctcttaaatccaacctggtgccagcgaagaactcaagccggactttcgcttaataaaccaaatcgagggtcccagcgaagaactcaagccgtgactacccgtcctatccatagtccacaccacatcacacgcacgtcaacgcacgcacactgctccaaattaccgcaacaacatcatggcactttaacagttatcaatgcatcataaaccgtgcctagagtttaactacataaatatatgcatataagtgatgcattggcatgcttgaacatataataatatcgaaattacaattaaaattaatattttactcacacacttgacggcaatcactgtggcggctggacggaggaagaaggctgtcccggctcacctgacaattatattacaattatttaatacaaatgacccaatacaaatcaagaaaagacccaatacgtcctaagtcgtgccgaaaatccggcagagtctcccctatacctaggacctacccaacctgcaaaagggctcaaaacacacttctatatccataattcaatcacatcacacagcccctcctgggcccatcaaatcaatcattcatcacaatatgtaaaatttcaatttagtccttataattgatcatttttgcaaaaactgctcaaataagctctaaaaattataaaactctgccgcgcggtccttagaaatattactaagctattgcaaaaagaatcataattttttaagctaccacgaatattttatggatttttaatcctatttaagcactagaaaattacgaaaaagcaaggttcgggtttacctttgccgattccgacttcgggaacgcgctcgggatgcctgacaatggtggggtagccaaaacctcgatccaattcggagacttttccggtagttggtctgtctggccggaaattcacagatccggacaactgtcgaattttcgcgaattgaggatacctacacgaagcccaataataatatataaaaaatcaggggtgttacattcttccccccttacagaaaattcatcctcgaattttacacaaggcagaataaaagtacatgattacacattgaacagataagggtacttgctacgcatgtcccgttctgactcacAGGTGCACtctttccactgactggctcctccacaaaaccttaaccatagggatctgttttgatcttagctgtctcacttggtagtccactatggctacaggttgctcctcaaatgtcaagttctattacatccgactgtagtacatgagaaggatcgggaatgtatttcctgagcatagagatatgaaatacgggatgaacgtgagaaaggttgggtggtagctccaaccggtaggcaactgctccaactttatcagtaacctcaaaaggtccaatataccgaggtgccaacttgccattctttccaaatctcatgactcccttcattggagaaatctttaggaatacatagtcgcccactgcaaactccacatccctctgtCTGGGGTctacataactcttctgcctactgaaagctattttcagtcgttccctgattaaaggaactatctctgaagtgaactgcactaggtctacatcatgcacctttgcttcccccatttccgtccaactcagaggagacctatactttcttccatatagtgcctcatagggtggcatccctatactggagtgataactgttgttgtaggcaaactccaccaaagctagctgctcatcccattgacctccaaaatccaaaacactcatgcgaagcatgtcttccagtgtttggattgtccttttggactgtccgtctgtctgagggtggaaagccttACTGaaattcaactgtgtgccaagtgcctcctgcaactttctccaaaatcgagaagtgaactggggccctctgtcagatattatggaagccggaactccatgcaatctgactatttctcgaatgtagagccgggcgtactgtgccacagaatatgtagtcttcacaggcaagaagtgagctgatttggttaggcggtctacaattacccatatcgaatcatattcttgcgtggtacgaggcaacccagtcacaaaatccatagaaatcatttcccacttccattctgggatagggagctcttgcaacttccctgacggtctctggtgttcaaacttcaccttctgacaagtcaagcacttggacacaaagtctgctatgcctctcttcatgccattccaccaatagctatctctcacatcatggtacatcttggtggaacctgggtggacattgtacagtgtatagtgtgcctctcgcatgatttcattcctgaggttgtccacattgggcatacatatcctagaaccttgcactagggcgccatcattggcaaatccaaactcaccaccttcaccctgctgtactctttctatgatcttcattaattgttggtctctgtgttgggaaactctaactctatctcgcaagtctggcctcactgaaaaatgagccaacaagaccccctcatctgaaagatctaggattaaaccttgatccatcaactcatgtactttctgaatcaacggtctcttctctgctgaaatgtgcgccaaactgccagaagattttctgcttaaagcatctgctactacattggccttcccagggtggtactggatggtgcaatcatagtcttccagaagctccatccatctcctctgtctcaagtttaaatccctctgttggaagatgtacttcaaactcttatagtcggtgtatatctcgcacacttcaccatacaggtagtgtctccagatttttagtgcaaagactacagccgccatttccaaatcatgggtgggatagttctgctcatgcctcttcagctgccttgaagcataagccactacttttccattccgcatcaaaacacaccctaggccaactctgaaggcgtcacagtacacggtgtatccttcaccgctcataggtagtattaacacaggggcagtggttagacacttcttatcctcatcattataactgactctatcgagctctcttcctgtcctttggatcttatccacttcccttttcctatttttggtattgttggtatcttttcaacctgctgtacttattccttaattttagtcctatctcatccttacaccttttccttcaaagatgtctatcccatcatcaactttaactttctttttatttcgtagtcttatcttgattactagtttcattacttcgagaattctaaccctatgatttactcctaccagcacatttttCACCTTatataacacttataattacccatacagaatttttttttgtacccccttttttccaacttaactatcagaacattatcattccctaccagccttagtaggaaattgctta includes:
- the LOC110641258 gene encoding MDIS1-interacting receptor like kinase 2 isoform X2, translating into MAFYNIASSINLTILATIIFFYTASNASTSVANVTSQSSSLQLEGKALLDSGWWKSCSNISSLHPSIGSANSNKWMHYSKIFLPITLFLAFLIPGSLFLYRRHKIKNSQTETKESRNGDIFSVWNYDGRIAFEDVIEATENFDIRYCIGTGGYGSVYKAQLPSGRVIALKKLHRMEAEEPSFDKCFKNEVKLLTEIRHKNIVKLHGFCLHRRSMFLIYEYIERGSLFCVLRNEEEAAELDWMKRVNIVKGMAYALSYLHHDCSTPIVHRDISSNNILLNSDWEGIVSDFGTARFLYPDSSNQTILAGTHGYIAPELAYTMVVNEKCDVYSFGVVALEIVMGKHPGELLSSLPSSPSDPHIMLKDVFDSRLLPPTNHVVAQSVILVVTLALACLRFNPKSRPTMQQVCREFLVHKPVPLPQLVQEIPLWHLMNQDICIVEQN